A stretch of Pseudolysobacter antarcticus DNA encodes these proteins:
- a CDS encoding DUF4105 domain-containing protein, whose amino-acid sequence MRVDVSHRRCLSLIARFFLLFFPISLGHADEANWTAGQPGENLNIALVTFGPGEEIWERFGHNALLVEDRNTGEARTYNYGIFDFGEADFLPNFLRGIMRYRMDVNEANQDLAVYTAEGRWIQRQDLNLSPAQRLKLDQFLQWNLRPENAHYRYDYFRSNCSTKVRDALNLALGDTLHLQTASPSRGFSYRMDALRLMRPEFWAMIGMDIGLGPLADQRLSFWDESFVPTELMRHLRELSVHDDAGQSVPLVARDVLLAKAAIPDPPEFAPYWVWQFFAIGIAFSLLLIWLAKRRDRSWARYSLATLSSVSVLMLGLSGLLLIVLWAFTEHQFAWRNENLLLFNPLCLLLLPSWIASARARWLPSRFARRLTVLIVVLAAFAWFAKILPWFPQDNRQWIALLLPVHVALLLAQNYARHRRG is encoded by the coding sequence GTGCGCGTTGACGTTTCGCATCGCCGCTGCCTGTCGCTGATCGCCCGTTTTTTCCTGCTGTTTTTTCCTATCAGCCTCGGCCATGCCGACGAAGCGAACTGGACCGCCGGACAGCCCGGTGAAAATCTCAACATCGCGTTGGTGACGTTCGGCCCCGGTGAGGAAATCTGGGAACGTTTCGGCCACAACGCGCTGCTGGTCGAGGATCGCAATACCGGCGAGGCGCGCACCTACAACTACGGCATCTTCGATTTCGGCGAAGCGGATTTTTTGCCGAACTTCCTGCGCGGCATCATGCGCTATCGCATGGACGTTAATGAGGCCAATCAGGATTTAGCCGTTTATACGGCTGAAGGGCGTTGGATCCAGCGTCAAGATCTGAACCTGAGTCCGGCGCAGCGGCTCAAGCTCGATCAGTTTTTGCAGTGGAATCTTCGCCCCGAAAATGCGCATTACCGCTACGATTATTTTCGCAGCAACTGCTCGACCAAAGTACGCGACGCGTTGAATCTCGCGCTCGGCGACACATTGCATTTGCAGACCGCATCGCCATCGCGCGGTTTCAGCTATCGCATGGATGCACTGCGTCTGATGCGCCCGGAATTCTGGGCAATGATCGGCATGGACATCGGCCTCGGCCCGCTTGCCGATCAGCGCCTGTCGTTCTGGGACGAAAGTTTTGTGCCGACCGAGCTCATGCGCCATCTGCGCGAGCTGAGTGTTCACGACGATGCTGGCCAGTCCGTGCCGCTAGTCGCGCGCGATGTGCTGCTGGCCAAGGCGGCCATTCCGGATCCGCCGGAATTTGCGCCGTATTGGGTCTGGCAGTTTTTCGCGATCGGCATCGCTTTTTCGCTACTGCTGATCTGGCTCGCGAAACGCCGCGATCGTTCGTGGGCGCGCTACAGCCTTGCCACGCTGAGCAGTGTCAGTGTGTTGATGCTCGGCCTCTCCGGCTTGCTGCTGATCGTATTGTGGGCGTTCACCGAACATCAGTTCGCGTGGCGCAACGAAAACCTGCTGCTGTTTAATCCGCTGTGCCTGTTGCTGCTGCCGAGCTGGATCGCGAGTGCGCGCGCACGCTGGCTGCCGAGTCGTTTTGCACGACGCTTGACCGTGCTGATCGTCGTACTCGCGGCATTCGCCTGGTTCGCCAAGATCCTGCCGTGGTTCCCGCAGGACAATCGGCAGTGGATCGCGCTGCTGCTGCCGGTGCATGTGGCGTTGCTGCTGGCGCAAAACTACGCCAGACATCGTCGCGGCTGA
- a CDS encoding HlyC/CorC family transporter → MIEELRTAQANGLLSNDTLSMLEGAIEVSELQVSDVMVPRAQMVSVSVDAALAEILDIALSSGHSRFPAHGEDKDDILGVLLAKDLLQCFVVGAPACDIRALVRPVILIPESKRLNILLKDFRQSRNHMAIVVDEYGGVAGLITIEDVLEQIVGEIDDEHDDDDPAEQLHIQAQADGAYLVSALTPIADFNDHLGSNFGDDEFDTVGGLVTSEIGHLPESGEEAVIGQFNFQVTKADDRRVHQFCVRINEA, encoded by the coding sequence TTGATCGAGGAACTGCGCACCGCCCAGGCCAACGGCCTGCTCAGCAACGACACCTTGTCGATGCTCGAAGGCGCGATTGAAGTTTCGGAACTGCAAGTCAGCGATGTGATGGTGCCGCGCGCGCAGATGGTGTCGGTGTCGGTAGATGCCGCGCTCGCCGAAATTCTCGATATCGCACTGTCGTCCGGCCACTCGCGTTTTCCCGCCCATGGCGAAGACAAGGACGACATTCTCGGCGTGCTGCTGGCGAAAGATCTGCTGCAATGTTTTGTGGTCGGCGCGCCAGCCTGCGATATCCGCGCCCTCGTGCGTCCGGTGATTCTGATTCCGGAATCGAAGCGGCTGAATATCCTGCTCAAGGATTTCCGCCAGAGCCGCAATCACATGGCGATCGTCGTCGACGAATACGGCGGCGTCGCCGGCCTGATCACGATCGAGGATGTGCTGGAACAAATCGTCGGCGAGATCGACGACGAACACGACGACGACGATCCGGCCGAACAGTTGCACATCCAGGCGCAGGCCGACGGTGCCTACCTCGTCAGCGCGCTCACGCCGATCGCGGATTTCAACGACCATCTCGGCAGCAATTTCGGCGACGACGAATTCGATACCGTCGGCGGTCTGGTCACGTCTGAAATCGGCCATTTGCCCGAGTCCGGCGAAGAAGCCGTGATCGGCCAGTTCAACTTTCAGGTGACCAAGGCCGACGACCGGCGCGTGCATCAGTTTTGCGTCCGCATCAACGAGGCTTGA
- the ybeY gene encoding rRNA maturation RNase YbeY, with protein sequence MLQLHLSYAVARAGIPAAVSFRRWVAATLQQQRRRSAELSIRLVDGAEGRELNQQYRGKDYATNVLSFPVELPPGIKLPLLGDLVICAPVVAREAAEQDKKLRDHYAHLTVHGVLHLLGHDHEIEAEAERMEAIERRILAGLGIPDPYA encoded by the coding sequence ATGCTGCAACTTCATCTTTCATACGCAGTAGCGCGCGCAGGAATTCCAGCTGCGGTTTCGTTTCGGCGCTGGGTTGCGGCAACGTTGCAGCAACAACGCCGGCGTTCGGCGGAATTGTCGATCCGTCTCGTCGATGGCGCCGAAGGTCGCGAACTCAATCAGCAATATCGCGGCAAGGATTACGCGACCAATGTGCTGTCGTTTCCGGTCGAACTGCCGCCCGGTATCAAACTGCCGCTGCTCGGCGATCTCGTAATCTGCGCGCCGGTGGTCGCGCGCGAGGCAGCGGAGCAAGACAAAAAACTGCGCGATCATTACGCCCATCTGACCGTGCACGGCGTGTTGCATCTGCTCGGACACGATCACGAAATCGAGGCCGAAGCCGAACGCATGGAAGCGATCGAACGTCGTATTCTGGCCGGCTTGGGAATCCCCGATCCGTACGCGTAA
- a CDS encoding PhoH family protein yields MTEITHRDLALDPEDNERLANLCGPFDEHLRQIELRLGVEINHRGNLFRLLGAEHSTRLAAKVLRDLYDGTEDEPLTAHNLNLYLQESGIEELDARAAEGAQEITIKVKRGVVKGRGPNQQRYLHAIATHDINFGVGPAGTGKTYLAVAMAVEALETNRVQRLILVRPAVEAGEKLGFLPGDLSQKVDPYLRPLYDALYEMLGFEKVSKLIERNVIEVAPLAYMRGRTLNDSFVILDEAQNTTVEQMKMFLTRLGFGSNAVITGDVTQTDLPKHQTSGLRQAIEILRDVNGISFTFFTAKDVVRHPLVQRIVRAYEAFDLQSSQQEALRKAEQAKRRDETPS; encoded by the coding sequence ATGACTGAAATCACCCATCGCGACCTCGCGCTTGATCCCGAGGACAACGAACGTCTGGCCAATCTTTGCGGGCCTTTTGACGAACATCTGCGCCAGATCGAGTTGCGGCTCGGTGTCGAGATCAACCATCGCGGCAATCTGTTTCGTTTACTCGGCGCCGAGCACTCAACCAGGCTCGCGGCGAAGGTGCTGCGTGATTTGTACGACGGCACCGAGGACGAACCGCTGACCGCGCATAACCTGAATTTGTATCTGCAGGAATCCGGTATCGAAGAACTCGATGCGCGCGCCGCCGAAGGTGCGCAGGAAATCACGATCAAGGTGAAACGCGGCGTGGTGAAAGGTCGCGGCCCGAACCAGCAACGCTACCTCCATGCGATCGCCACGCACGACATCAATTTCGGCGTCGGCCCGGCTGGCACCGGCAAAACCTATCTGGCCGTGGCGATGGCCGTGGAAGCGCTGGAAACGAATCGTGTGCAGCGTTTGATCCTTGTGCGTCCGGCGGTCGAGGCCGGCGAAAAACTCGGATTTCTGCCGGGGGATCTGAGCCAGAAAGTCGATCCGTATTTGCGCCCGCTGTACGACGCACTGTACGAAATGCTCGGCTTCGAAAAAGTCAGCAAGCTGATCGAGCGCAACGTGATCGAAGTGGCGCCGCTCGCGTACATGCGCGGTCGCACGCTCAACGATTCGTTCGTGATACTCGATGAAGCGCAAAACACCACGGTCGAGCAGATGAAGATGTTTTTGACGCGACTTGGTTTCGGCTCGAACGCGGTGATCACGGGCGACGTGACCCAGACCGATCTGCCGAAACACCAGACCTCGGGCTTGCGTCAGGCGATCGAAATCCTGCGCGACGTCAACGGCATCAGCTTCACTTTTTTCACCGCCAAAGACGTCGTGCGCCATCCGCTGGTGCAGCGCATCGTGCGCGCGTACGAGGCCTTCGATCTGCAGAGTTCGCAGCAGGAAGCGTTACGCAAAGCGGAACAGGCAAAACGTCGCGACGAGACACCATCGTGA
- a CDS encoding choice-of-anchor Q domain-containing protein, whose protein sequence is MRPSSKPIVSLSAFALLLSAIAMPVKATTLTVTSTAEPVAATTNDCVGNQCATLRGAVNAAASGDTIVFDKAALDGQTIILTLSTNDLSAGSTEFGPSAFFITGGKTLTIDATANGLSQGVTIARSGAGGTANFRLFDIGGGSTLSLRGLTLHNGLAQGGSSSGGGGALGAGGAIFNRGALDLQQCALVGNVAQGGQVSAAGSTGGGGVGETANSGNGGGPHGGTGAGNVSGGTAAPGGIGGLGGGGGQGGNSSSGGNGGDAGSGGFGGGGGRGGNASAGDPGRIAGHGGDGGFGGGGGGGGFAISISNGGIAGFGGGNGEFIIQGGGGGGMGGAIFNDAGTVTLTNVTLAENRASGGRGGNGSAGKGSGYGGAIFNYAGQLTLSYVTAADNMVIAGTVGTGGNAQGGAIFSLGDTLANCSAGGNICASGGTATFTISNSIAANSTGTTTDVVSHTSYADASVYVPNATTQTGTVTLGTLPAPLHGGLVDVMIPPLGSSAIDAGGTGPCAVSTDQRGVSRPQGAACDIGAAENDSLFSNGFEATPAPALVQCSGMNKHTDSLIETFVGPTLSMDWTQQGNGGAVTLSHGISLASGTTTFPFITSATPIIPAAGDFSVRWSARYTNFANQGTGTLVLSNGLPANGANDDVALRSASAWQDSGGFIVRARTTASTYNSVFTENPAQNNPHDIEYCWIGSQSSIKVWVDGTRQLQAPNTGLTRPTSLWFGNPVVAGGTAWSSFKLDHVYVRSVSP, encoded by the coding sequence ATGCGTCCATCGTCCAAGCCGATAGTCTCACTATCGGCCTTTGCCCTGTTGTTGTCGGCGATCGCCATGCCGGTGAAGGCCACCACGCTGACCGTCACCAGCACCGCTGAGCCGGTCGCGGCCACCACCAATGACTGCGTCGGCAACCAGTGCGCGACATTGCGCGGTGCGGTCAATGCCGCGGCCTCCGGCGACACGATCGTGTTCGACAAGGCCGCGCTCGACGGGCAGACGATCATTCTGACGCTGTCGACCAACGATCTTTCCGCCGGCAGCACTGAATTCGGCCCTTCGGCATTTTTCATTACCGGCGGCAAGACGCTGACCATCGATGCGACGGCGAACGGCTTGAGCCAGGGTGTCACGATCGCACGCTCTGGTGCTGGCGGTACGGCCAACTTTCGCCTGTTCGATATCGGCGGTGGCAGCACCCTGAGCTTGCGCGGGCTAACTCTGCACAATGGCCTCGCGCAGGGCGGCAGCAGTAGTGGGGGCGGCGGTGCATTGGGCGCGGGCGGAGCGATCTTCAATCGCGGCGCGCTGGATTTGCAGCAGTGCGCGCTGGTCGGCAATGTCGCGCAAGGTGGTCAAGTGAGTGCAGCCGGATCCACTGGCGGTGGCGGCGTCGGCGAGACAGCCAACTCCGGTAACGGCGGTGGCCCGCATGGCGGAACCGGGGCAGGTAACGTGAGTGGTGGCACCGCGGCCCCAGGCGGCATCGGCGGTTTGGGCGGCGGCGGCGGCCAGGGAGGTAACAGTAGCAGCGGTGGCAATGGGGGCGACGCGGGCAGCGGCGGCTTCGGCGGCGGCGGCGGCAGAGGCGGAAATGCCAGCGCGGGCGATCCTGGCCGAATTGCGGGCCATGGCGGCGATGGTGGCTTTGGCGGCGGCGGCGGCGGCGGCGGTTTTGCCATTTCCATCTCGAACGGCGGCATCGCCGGCTTTGGCGGGGGCAATGGTGAATTCATCATTCAAGGCGGCGGTGGCGGCGGCATGGGCGGTGCGATCTTCAACGATGCGGGCACGGTTACCCTCACCAATGTGACCCTGGCAGAGAACCGTGCGAGCGGCGGCCGTGGTGGCAACGGCTCCGCCGGCAAGGGTTCCGGCTACGGCGGCGCGATTTTCAACTATGCGGGCCAGCTGACGCTTAGCTACGTCACCGCCGCTGACAACATGGTGATAGCAGGAACGGTTGGCACCGGCGGCAACGCACAGGGCGGTGCGATTTTCAGTCTTGGCGATACCTTGGCCAACTGCAGTGCAGGCGGAAATATCTGTGCGAGTGGCGGCACGGCAACCTTCACCATCTCGAATAGCATCGCCGCGAACAGCACCGGCACAACGACCGATGTCGTCTCGCATACCTCGTATGCCGATGCCAGCGTATATGTTCCCAACGCGACCACGCAAACCGGCACGGTGACGCTGGGCACGTTGCCTGCACCGCTGCACGGCGGACTGGTCGACGTGATGATTCCGCCGTTGGGCAGTTCGGCCATTGATGCGGGTGGAACCGGACCGTGTGCCGTGAGCACCGACCAGCGCGGTGTTTCCCGCCCGCAAGGCGCGGCCTGCGATATCGGCGCCGCAGAAAACGACAGCCTTTTCAGCAACGGTTTCGAGGCCACGCCAGCGCCGGCGCTCGTCCAGTGCAGCGGCATGAACAAACACACCGACTCGCTGATCGAAACCTTTGTCGGCCCGACATTGAGTATGGATTGGACGCAACAGGGCAATGGTGGCGCCGTGACGCTAAGCCACGGCATCAGCCTTGCATCCGGCACCACGACCTTCCCGTTCATCACGTCCGCTACGCCGATCATTCCGGCCGCCGGCGATTTTTCGGTGCGCTGGAGCGCCCGCTACACAAACTTCGCCAATCAAGGCACCGGTACGCTGGTATTGTCGAATGGACTGCCGGCAAACGGCGCCAACGACGATGTCGCCCTGCGCAGCGCCAGCGCCTGGCAGGACAGCGGCGGCTTCATCGTGCGCGCACGTACAACCGCGAGCACGTACAACAGCGTATTCACGGAGAATCCTGCACAAAACAATCCGCATGATATCGAGTACTGCTGGATCGGCAGCCAAAGCTCGATCAAGGTATGGGTTGACGGCACACGCCAACTGCAAGCCCCCAACACCGGCCTCACGCGCCCGACTTCGCTGTGGTTCGGCAATCCTGTGGTTGCTGGCGGAACCGCATGGAGCAGCTTCAAACTCGATCACGTGTATGTGCGCAGCGTGAGTCCGTGA
- a CDS encoding S10 family peptidase, with protein sequence MAACLIVTVPILASAADEAPKDGKEAGKDDSSKLPPFPVDKTIHETTTVGGKKINYDATVGSLPVLDDKGKVIADVMFTAYTMPGRDRPITFALNGGPGASSVYLNLGALGPKRVQFGSEGNSPSDPATAMDNPGTWLDFTDLVFIDPVGTGFSRARVEEKDAKKEFYGTDADINYLSRVIYDWLVKNGRLTSRKYLVGESYGGFRGPRITHYLQTRLGVAMNGLVLVSPYLEPTASEGGDLSPLPWMLTLPSIAAANLERHGKLTDAAMAEIINYTRGEYVTDLLKGRSDPQAVERIVKRVTELTGLDAAFVRRAGGRLETQAYLREIYRGEGKLGSRYDSNVTGWDPFPFDPEQRTNDPILDGIIAPTTTAMVDFVTRTVGWKFAGRYNALSYEVNRLWDRGEEGRKGSVEQLRQSVAIDSKLQVLIVHGWGDLSCPFMASKLIVDQMPVMGDPNRVQVKEYPGGHMFYSRADSSAAMRRDVMAVYAAH encoded by the coding sequence ATGGCGGCATGTTTGATCGTGACTGTGCCGATTTTGGCGAGTGCCGCCGATGAGGCGCCGAAAGATGGCAAGGAGGCGGGCAAGGATGACAGCAGCAAGTTGCCGCCGTTTCCCGTCGACAAAACCATCCACGAAACCACGACGGTCGGCGGCAAGAAAATCAATTACGACGCAACAGTTGGATCATTGCCGGTGCTGGATGACAAAGGCAAAGTCATCGCCGATGTAATGTTCACCGCCTACACGATGCCTGGTCGCGATCGGCCGATCACGTTCGCGCTCAATGGTGGGCCGGGTGCTTCATCGGTGTATCTGAATCTCGGTGCGCTCGGACCGAAAAGAGTGCAGTTCGGCAGCGAAGGGAATAGCCCTTCCGACCCCGCCACGGCGATGGATAATCCGGGCACATGGCTGGACTTCACCGATCTCGTTTTCATCGATCCGGTCGGCACAGGTTTCAGCCGTGCGCGGGTCGAAGAAAAAGATGCGAAGAAAGAATTTTACGGCACCGATGCCGACATCAATTATCTGTCGCGCGTGATCTACGACTGGCTCGTGAAGAACGGCCGACTCACGTCGCGTAAATATCTGGTCGGTGAAAGTTACGGCGGTTTTCGCGGCCCGCGCATCACGCATTATTTGCAGACGCGGCTCGGTGTGGCGATGAATGGCCTCGTGCTGGTATCGCCGTATCTAGAACCGACTGCGTCGGAAGGCGGCGATCTTTCGCCATTGCCATGGATGTTGACCTTGCCGAGTATCGCTGCGGCGAACCTAGAGCGTCATGGAAAACTGACCGATGCTGCGATGGCCGAGATCATCAATTACACTCGCGGCGAATACGTCACCGACCTGCTCAAGGGCCGCTCCGATCCGCAGGCGGTCGAGCGCATCGTCAAGCGTGTCACCGAACTGACCGGACTCGATGCCGCCTTTGTGCGTCGTGCTGGTGGTCGCCTGGAAACGCAGGCCTATCTGCGCGAGATTTATCGCGGCGAAGGCAAGCTCGGCAGCCGTTACGATTCCAACGTCACCGGCTGGGATCCGTTTCCGTTCGATCCCGAGCAGCGCACCAACGATCCGATTCTCGATGGCATCATCGCGCCGACCACCACGGCGATGGTGGATTTTGTCACGCGCACGGTCGGCTGGAAATTTGCCGGCCGTTACAACGCGCTGAGTTACGAAGTGAACCGATTGTGGGATCGCGGCGAAGAGGGACGCAAAGGCTCGGTCGAACAGCTGCGTCAATCGGTGGCGATTGACTCCAAATTACAGGTGCTCATCGTGCATGGCTGGGGTGATCTGTCGTGTCCGTTTATGGCCTCGAAACTGATCGTCGATCAGATGCCTGTTATGGGTGATCCGAACCGCGTGCAGGTGAAGGAATATCCCGGCGGCCACATGTTCTACAGCCGCGCCGACAGCAGCGCGGCGATGCGTCGTGATGTGATGGCCGTCTACGCCGCGCACTGA
- a CDS encoding SH3 domain-containing protein: MKRLLCIAIIALTFGAPLIASASPGFITASLNLRSGPDTDYPPVDVLPAGIGVDIQGCIDGYAWCDVIVDGNRGWVAGQYVQYEYENRRVYVHDYGARIGIPIVAFALGAYWDSYYRQRPWYHDRERWVGSSHGNRPVFVGPNPGYHSGPGYHSGPGYHPGNPGYHPQVHESHPVVINHPQNYGHNGPVGNPPGHNGPGGNPQEHHDAHPAPHHDDNHHDEHGHDDHGHEHEH; the protein is encoded by the coding sequence ATGAAACGCTTGCTCTGTATTGCGATTATTGCGCTGACTTTTGGCGCGCCGTTGATTGCTTCTGCCTCGCCCGGTTTCATCACTGCGTCGCTGAATCTGCGATCCGGCCCGGACACCGACTATCCACCGGTAGATGTCTTGCCGGCGGGCATCGGCGTGGATATCCAGGGCTGTATCGATGGTTATGCGTGGTGTGATGTGATCGTCGACGGCAACCGCGGCTGGGTCGCCGGACAATACGTGCAATACGAATACGAAAACCGTCGCGTGTATGTCCACGATTACGGCGCACGCATCGGCATCCCGATCGTCGCGTTCGCCCTCGGCGCATATTGGGACAGTTATTATCGGCAACGTCCGTGGTACCACGATCGCGAGCGATGGGTCGGATCGAGCCATGGTAATCGACCAGTGTTTGTCGGCCCGAACCCGGGCTATCACAGCGGGCCGGGATATCACTCAGGCCCGGGCTACCATCCCGGCAATCCTGGCTACCACCCACAGGTACACGAATCACATCCGGTGGTGATCAATCATCCGCAAAACTATGGGCACAACGGGCCGGTTGGCAACCCGCCCGGACACAACGGCCCTGGCGGTAATCCACAGGAGCATCACGACGCTCATCCGGCACCGCATCATGACGACAACCATCACGACGAACACGGCCATGATGATCACGGCCACGAGCACGAGCATTGA
- a CDS encoding M48 family metallopeptidase — MTPLKYLGAYPASVQDKVREMIAQDRLGEYLGKKYPARHAVQNDKALYAYTQTLKQDHLRNAPAIDKVLFDNRLDLTHRALGLHTAVSRIQGNKLKAKKEIRIAALFKETAPEFLRMIVVHELAHLKEHDHNKAFYQLCEYMESDYHQLEFDLRVYLTYRDLAARAKTPSDDSAGSS; from the coding sequence ATGACGCCGCTCAAGTACCTCGGCGCGTATCCAGCCAGCGTGCAGGACAAGGTGCGCGAGATGATTGCGCAGGACCGGCTCGGCGAATATCTCGGCAAAAAATATCCGGCACGCCATGCCGTACAAAACGACAAGGCGCTGTACGCCTACACGCAAACCTTGAAGCAGGATCATCTGCGCAACGCGCCGGCGATCGACAAGGTGCTGTTCGACAATCGGCTCGATCTCACCCATCGTGCGCTCGGTTTGCACACAGCGGTTTCGCGCATCCAGGGCAACAAACTCAAGGCCAAGAAAGAAATCCGCATCGCCGCCTTGTTCAAGGAAACCGCGCCCGAGTTTCTACGCATGATCGTTGTGCACGAACTTGCACACCTCAAAGAACACGATCACAACAAGGCGTTTTATCAGCTCTGCGAATACATGGAATCGGATTACCACCAGCTCGAATTCGACCTGCGTGTGTATCTCACCTACCGCGATCTCGCGGCGCGCGCAAAAACCCCGAGTGACGATTCCGCCGGATCGTCATGA
- the miaB gene encoding tRNA (N6-isopentenyl adenosine(37)-C2)-methylthiotransferase MiaB produces MSGKLFVKTHGCQMNEYDSAKMVDVLVAAHGLEVTDVEADADVILVNTCSIREKAQEKVFSQLGRWRKLKLAKPHLVIGVGGCVASQEGAAIVERAPYVDLVFGPQTLHRLPQMIDARRASGQPQVDISFPVIEKFDHLPAPRKEGPSAFVSIMEGCSKYCAFCVVPYTRGEEVSRPFDDVLAEVAALAEQGVREINLLGQNVNAYRGPMFDGEFADLALLIHYIAQLDGIGRIRFTTSHPLEFSDSLIEAYANVPKLANYLHLPVQSGSDRILAAMKRGYTSLEFKHKLRKLRAVRPDISISSDFIVGFPGETEKDFAATMKLIDDVGFDQSFSFIYSKRPGTPAANLADDTPEEEKKQRLTHLQTTITANSDRISRSMIGSVQNVLVERTSTKDSNELCGRTENMRYVNFPGDPRMIGQFVDVVITHAMTNSLRGRVYQSEPLTLAAAS; encoded by the coding sequence ATGTCCGGCAAATTGTTCGTCAAAACCCACGGCTGCCAGATGAACGAGTACGACTCGGCCAAGATGGTCGATGTGCTGGTCGCCGCGCATGGCCTGGAAGTCACCGATGTCGAAGCCGATGCCGATGTGATTCTGGTCAACACTTGCTCGATCCGCGAAAAAGCCCAGGAAAAAGTGTTCTCGCAACTCGGGCGCTGGCGCAAGTTGAAACTCGCCAAACCGCATCTGGTGATTGGTGTGGGCGGATGTGTGGCATCACAGGAAGGTGCGGCGATCGTCGAGCGTGCGCCGTATGTCGATCTCGTATTCGGGCCGCAGACCTTACACCGTCTGCCGCAAATGATCGATGCGCGCCGTGCGAGCGGTCAGCCACAGGTCGATATTTCGTTCCCGGTGATCGAGAAATTCGACCACTTGCCGGCACCGCGCAAAGAAGGGCCGAGCGCGTTTGTCTCGATCATGGAAGGCTGCTCGAAATATTGCGCATTTTGCGTCGTGCCATATACGCGCGGCGAAGAAGTCAGCCGCCCGTTCGATGATGTGCTGGCCGAAGTCGCGGCACTGGCTGAACAGGGTGTGCGCGAAATCAATCTGCTCGGGCAAAACGTCAACGCCTATCGCGGACCGATGTTCGATGGCGAATTCGCCGACCTCGCGCTGCTGATCCACTACATCGCGCAACTCGACGGCATTGGCCGCATCCGTTTCACCACCTCGCATCCGCTGGAGTTTTCCGACTCGCTGATCGAGGCTTATGCAAACGTACCGAAGCTCGCGAATTATCTGCATCTGCCGGTGCAGTCCGGATCGGATCGCATCCTCGCGGCGATGAAGCGCGGTTACACCTCACTTGAGTTCAAGCACAAGCTGCGCAAGTTGCGCGCGGTGCGCCCTGACATCAGTATTTCTTCGGATTTCATCGTCGGATTTCCAGGCGAAACCGAAAAGGATTTCGCCGCGACGATGAAGCTGATCGACGATGTCGGTTTCGATCAGAGCTTCAGTTTCATCTACTCGAAACGTCCCGGCACACCGGCGGCGAATCTCGCCGACGACACGCCCGAGGAAGAAAAAAAGCAGCGCCTAACTCATCTGCAAACCACGATCACCGCCAACTCGGATCGTATTTCGCGCAGCATGATCGGCAGTGTGCAGAACGTATTGGTCGAACGCACCAGCACCAAGGACAGCAACGAGCTTTGTGGTCGTACCGAGAACATGCGTTACGTGAATTTCCCAGGCGATCCGCGCATGATCGGTCAATTCGTCGATGTCGTGATTACGCATGCGATGACCAATTCGCTGCGCGGTCGTGTGTATCAATCCGAGCCGCTCACCCTCGCGGCCGCGAGCTGA